The segment CCTACACGCTCTCTTCAAACCTACAATTCTGACCAATTACAAAAAGGAACTTGCCATGAAGCCATTTCGTATCTTGATAACTTTACTGATAACATTCCTAGCTATTATTTGCTTTGCCCCTACAGCTTGGGCATTTTGCGGTTTCTATGTCGCCAAGGCTGATACCAAACTTTACAACAAAGCCTCTCAAGTCGTTATCGCCCGTGATGGTAGCCGCACTATTTTAACAATGGCAAATGACTATCAGGGAGATGTCAAAGACTTTGCCTTGGTTGTCCCCGTTCCTGCCGTTTTACAGCAAGAACAAGTGCGCGTTAGCGACCCCAAAATTATCGAAAGATTAGATGCTTTTAGTGCGCCTCGATTAGTAGAATATTTTGATGAAAACCCTTGTGCAGAAGATTACGATATCAGAAGGAGGAACGGCGGTACTAGAGGGCCAGCAAT is part of the Argonema galeatum A003/A1 genome and harbors:
- a CDS encoding DUF2330 domain-containing protein — its product is MKPFRILITLLITFLAIICFAPTAWAFCGFYVAKADTKLYNKASQVVIARDGSRTILTMANDYQGDVKDFALVVPVPAVLQQEQVRVSDPKIIERLDAFSAPRLVEYFDENPCAEDYDIRRRNGGTRGPAMEASASRDRNEQNAFGVTIESRFSVGEYDILILSATESNGLQTWLIRNG